The sequence CAGCCCTTGCCGGTGGCTTTGAGAGCGTCCAGCACATCGGCATCAAAGCGGATGGTGGTGGGTTTTTTGAGCGGGCGTTGCGCCGGTGGGCGCCCGAGGCGTGCCAAGGGTTTGACCGCTTGCCATTGGCCATCGGTCAGGGGAAGTGCGTCCGGGTCTTCCATGGCCGCAGCCGTGATGCGTGCGTCGTCCTCGGGCGTGGGCATTTCCACCAAGCGCCCGGATTTAGTCTTGACCAACATAGCGGTTCACCTCTCTTGAATTGGCTTTGCGCAGGCTGATGATGCGCCGCCCCTCAGGGCGATCCACGAAAGCGACGAAGAACAAGCGTACCCCCATCAAAACCAGAGCACTTTGGCGAGGCTCGCCATAGTCACGGCGTGTGTCGGGCCACACCAGCGCCGAATCCCATTCCAGTTGTGCCGCCAGTGCCAGTGAAACACCGTGCTTGGCGATGTTGGCAGCGTCTTTGGTGAGATCGAAGCGGAAGTTCATCGACATTATTGTAGTAACAATAATTCATAGAGTCTGTGAATGCAAACACCGCACCAAGACGCCACGCCAACGCACAATGCCACAGCATTGAACTGTGGATGTCCGCCATGAACGCCCCCCTCGATCTCCCCCTCCACGCCGCCACCCTCAACCCCTTCATCGCCCAAGCCTGGCGCGAGCGCATCACCCCCGCGCTGGTGGACTACATCGCCATCCCCGCCAAAAGCCCGATGTTCGATGCGGACTGGCAAGCCCACGGCCTCATCGACCGCGTGGTGCGCGATGCGGCCACCTGGGTCGAATCCCGCAAAGTACCGGGCCTGACGCTGGAAGTCTTGCGCCTCGAAAGTCGCACCCCCGTGCTGTTTTTTGAGGTGGAAGCCACCCAAAGCGTGCCCACCGGCGCGCAAGCGCCCACCATCCTCATCTACGGCCACCTCGACAAACAACCCGAGTTCAGCGGCTGGCGCGCCGATCTCGGCCCGTGGACGCCCAAAATCGACGCCGGCAAACTCTATGGCCGAGGCGGCGCCGACGATGGTTACGCCATCTACGCCGCTGTCAGTGCCATTGAAGCCGTCAAGGCGCAAGGGGCGCTGCACCCGCGCATCGTCGGGTTGATCGAAACCTGCGAAGAATCCGGCTCGTTCGATCTGCCGATCTACTTGGAGGCGCTGCGGCCCCGTCTGGGCGAAGTCAGCCTCGTGGTGTGCCTGGATTCCGGCGCTGGCAACTACGACCAGTTGTGGCTCACCACCAGCTTGCGCGGCAACGTCACCGGCACACTCAAGGTCGAGGTGCTCACCGAGGGCGTGCATTCGGGCGACGGCAGTGGCTTGGTGCCGTCCAGCTTCCGCGTGCTGCGCCAAGTGCTGGATCGGCTGGAGGATGCGCGCAGCGGCCATCTGTTGCCCGGTGCGTTCCATTGCGAAATTCCGGTCGAGCGGATCGACCAAGCGAAAGTGGCCGCGCAGGCGTTGGGCGAATCGGTCTGGAAAAATTACCCCTGGGCCTGTGGTGCCGATGGTGGGCTGACCCTGCCGGTGAGTGACGATCCGGTCGAACTGCTGCTCAACCGCACCTGGCGCCCGACCCTCAGCATCACCGGGGTGGATGGCATTCCGCCCCTGGCGCAAGCCGGCAACGTGCTGCGCCCGTTCACCGCGTTCAAGCTGAGTTTGCGCCTGCCCCCGCTGATCGAAGGCCACGAAGCCGCCGTGAAGCTGAAAACCTTGCTGGAGGACAACGCGCCTTACAACGCCCGCGTCACCTTCGAGCCGGATGGTCGGGTGGGCGCTTGGGGTGCGTCCGGTTGGAACGCGCCCACGCTGGCACCGTGGCTGGAACGGGCGATGGATGCCGCCTCACGCCAGCATTTCGGCGCGCCGCTGGGTTACATCGGCCAAGGCGGCACCATCCCGCTCATGAACCTGCTGCAACAAGGCTTCCCGCAGGCGCAAATGATGGTGTGCGGCGTGCTCGGGCCGAAAAGCAACGCCCACGGCCCGAACGAGTTCCTGCATCTGGACTACGCCGAGCGCCTCACCGCGAGCGTGGCCCAGGTGATCGCGGCCCATCCTTGAGGCGCCAGGCGGGCAGCGTCTCAAAGGTGTTGAACTCGCCTTCCAGCGCCCATTGCCGTTGCGCCTTGGCGCTGCCTTGCAAAAAGGTTTGGCAGCGGGCCGACGGGCGCGGCGCCCCCAGCGTGTCACCGGCGCAGGCCAGGGCGGGGCGGGCTTGGGCCGCGTCCCGCCACAGGCTCTCCCCCGGCAAGAAGCTGTAACTCAGGCTGTTGCGCGAGAGCTGCTTGAGCTGGCGATAACCCAGCCCATAACCTTGGGCAGCACGCTGGTATTCGTGGCTCAAATCGATGCGCGAAACCCCTTCATCGTCCGACGCCAGCACCACGGGCACGCCTGCCGCCAGGTAATCCGGCAAGGGATGATCCGCGCCTTTGATGCCGAGGATCACATCGTTGCTCGTCAAACAAATCTCGGCGGCAACGTCGCGGGCCTTCATGCGTTGCAGCAGGCCAGCGGCATCGTTTTCGTAGCCCAACGCCACCGCATGGCCGATGCGGTGCGCCCCCGCCACCTCCACGGCTTCGCGGATGTGAAAGCGCAAGGCTTCCGGTGGCACCAGGCCCAGCGTCAACTCTCCGGCATGCAAGGCGATGCGCACCTGCGGGTGTTGCCGCCCTAAGAAACCGATCATGCGCATGTGCAGCGAATAGTCGCGCAAGGCCACCGCATCGTCTTCCGGCGCCACCAGGTTGATGCCAACCACCCGCGCATCGGTCGC is a genomic window of Vitreoscilla filiformis containing:
- a CDS encoding BrnA antitoxin family protein, with the protein product MLVKTKSGRLVEMPTPEDDARITAAAMEDPDALPLTDGQWQAVKPLARLGRPPAQRPLKKPTTIRFDADVLDALKATGKGWQTRVNDAMREWVKTHAA
- a CDS encoding BrnT family toxin is translated as MNFRFDLTKDAANIAKHGVSLALAAQLEWDSALVWPDTRRDYGEPRQSALVLMGVRLFFVAFVDRPEGRRIISLRKANSREVNRYVGQD
- a CDS encoding M20 family metallopeptidase; translation: MNAPLDLPLHAATLNPFIAQAWRERITPALVDYIAIPAKSPMFDADWQAHGLIDRVVRDAATWVESRKVPGLTLEVLRLESRTPVLFFEVEATQSVPTGAQAPTILIYGHLDKQPEFSGWRADLGPWTPKIDAGKLYGRGGADDGYAIYAAVSAIEAVKAQGALHPRIVGLIETCEESGSFDLPIYLEALRPRLGEVSLVVCLDSGAGNYDQLWLTTSLRGNVTGTLKVEVLTEGVHSGDGSGLVPSSFRVLRQVLDRLEDARSGHLLPGAFHCEIPVERIDQAKVAAQALGESVWKNYPWACGADGGLTLPVSDDPVELLLNRTWRPTLSITGVDGIPPLAQAGNVLRPFTAFKLSLRLPPLIEGHEAAVKLKTLLEDNAPYNARVTFEPDGRVGAWGASGWNAPTLAPWLERAMDAASRQHFGAPLGYIGQGGTIPLMNLLQQGFPQAQMMVCGVLGPKSNAHGPNEFLHLDYAERLTASVAQVIAAHP